In the Pseudomonas orientalis genome, one interval contains:
- a CDS encoding amino acid ABC transporter permease — protein MASSGLELLWVSLPQLGKGAAQTLSISFLSIAFSTVGGVLYGVLRTLNNRVINAVLRVYQELFRAIPVLVWLYLLFFGLPIFFGLSLPSFWCAVLVLSLWGASEVGEVVRGALHSLPRGQREAGLSIGLSDPQLYGYVLLPQALKRMTPPTINVYTRIIKTSSLAVLIGVVDVIKVGQQIIERTYESVLIYGSLFLFFFFICYPLSAASKVLERRWAQA, from the coding sequence ATGGCCAGTTCGGGTCTTGAGTTGTTGTGGGTGTCGTTGCCGCAACTGGGCAAGGGCGCTGCGCAAACCCTGTCGATTTCGTTTTTGAGCATTGCCTTCAGTACGGTCGGCGGCGTGCTGTATGGCGTACTGCGAACGCTGAACAACAGGGTGATCAACGCTGTGCTGCGGGTTTACCAGGAGCTGTTCCGGGCGATTCCGGTGCTGGTGTGGTTGTACCTGCTGTTTTTCGGCCTGCCGATCTTCTTTGGCTTGAGCCTCCCGAGTTTCTGGTGCGCGGTATTGGTGTTGTCGCTGTGGGGGGCCAGTGAGGTCGGTGAAGTGGTGCGAGGCGCGTTGCATTCACTACCGCGCGGTCAGCGTGAAGCGGGCTTGTCGATTGGGTTGTCCGACCCGCAGTTGTACGGCTACGTACTGCTGCCCCAGGCGCTCAAGCGCATGACCCCGCCGACCATCAACGTCTACACGCGCATCATCAAGACCAGTTCGCTGGCGGTGCTGATCGGTGTGGTGGATGTGATCAAGGTCGGCCAGCAAATCATCGAGCGCACCTACGAGTCGGTATTGATCTACGGCTCGCTGTTCCTGTTTTTCTTCTTTATCTGCTACCCGTTGTCGGCCGCCTCCAAGGTGTTGGAACGGCGCTGGGCCCAAGCATGA
- a CDS encoding amino acid ABC transporter permease has product MTFDFAFILSTLPAFLKAVGVTLQVGLIAIATSMLVALINAALLVFRTPYLSRLVALYVELARNTPLLIQLFFVYFALPALGLNISGFWAAIITMTFLGGAYLTEVLRAGVEAVPQAQIESGKSIGLSDWQLLRHVILPQAGILSLPALFANFIFLLKETTVVSAVAVPEILYTTKSYIALYYKTYEMLAVLTLICVLLFLPLSLLLSRLERRLQHGQFGS; this is encoded by the coding sequence ATGACCTTCGATTTCGCGTTTATCCTCAGCACCTTGCCGGCGTTCCTGAAAGCCGTGGGGGTGACCCTGCAAGTCGGCTTGATCGCGATTGCCACCTCCATGCTGGTGGCGCTGATCAATGCGGCGCTGTTGGTCTTTCGCACGCCGTACCTGTCACGCCTGGTGGCGTTGTACGTGGAGCTGGCGCGTAACACACCGCTGCTGATTCAGCTGTTCTTCGTGTACTTCGCGCTGCCGGCCCTGGGTCTGAATATCTCCGGGTTCTGGGCGGCGATCATCACCATGACCTTTCTCGGCGGCGCCTACCTCACCGAAGTGCTGCGCGCCGGCGTGGAGGCGGTACCGCAGGCGCAGATCGAGTCGGGCAAGTCCATCGGCCTGTCCGACTGGCAACTGCTGCGCCATGTGATTCTGCCCCAGGCCGGCATTCTCAGCCTGCCGGCGCTGTTCGCCAATTTCATTTTTCTGCTCAAGGAAACCACGGTGGTTTCCGCCGTGGCGGTGCCGGAGATTCTCTACACCACCAAGAGCTACATCGCGCTCTACTACAAGACCTACGAGATGCTCGCCGTACTGACGCTGATCTGCGTGCTGCTGTTTTTGCCGTTGTCGCTGCTGCTCAGCCGCCTGGAAAGGAGGCTCCAGCATGGCCAGTTCGGGTCTTGA
- a CDS encoding MetQ/NlpA family ABC transporter substrate-binding protein, with protein MKKVLLFTALAAALTASFAQANEKLVVAATPIPHAEILELIKPTLAKEGVDLEIKVFTDYVQPNTQVAEKRLDANYFQTLPYLENFNKGKGTNLVTVVGVHVEPIGGYSKKIKNISELKDGATVAIPNEGSNSGRALLLLQKNGLITLKDPTNALSTPKDIKDNPKHLKFKELESALLPRVLDQVDLDVINTNYALEAGLNPAKDALIIEDAKSPYVNFLVARPDNKDSDAIQKLSKALTSPEVKAFIEKKYNGAVVPAF; from the coding sequence ATGAAAAAGGTTCTGTTGTTTACCGCACTGGCGGCTGCCCTGACTGCCAGCTTCGCCCAGGCCAACGAGAAACTGGTGGTAGCCGCCACTCCGATCCCGCATGCGGAGATCCTCGAGCTGATCAAGCCGACCCTGGCCAAAGAGGGCGTGGACCTGGAAATCAAAGTCTTTACCGACTACGTACAACCCAATACGCAGGTTGCCGAAAAACGCCTGGATGCCAACTACTTCCAGACTCTTCCGTACCTGGAAAACTTCAACAAAGGTAAGGGCACCAACCTGGTGACCGTGGTCGGCGTGCACGTCGAGCCCATCGGCGGTTACTCGAAAAAGATCAAGAATATTTCCGAGCTCAAAGATGGCGCCACCGTGGCCATCCCGAACGAAGGCTCCAACAGCGGCCGCGCCCTGTTGCTGCTGCAAAAGAACGGACTGATCACTCTGAAAGATCCGACCAACGCGTTGTCCACGCCGAAGGACATCAAGGACAACCCGAAACACCTCAAATTCAAGGAGCTGGAATCGGCCCTGTTGCCGCGCGTACTCGACCAGGTTGACCTGGACGTGATCAATACCAACTACGCGCTGGAAGCCGGCCTGAACCCGGCCAAGGACGCGCTGATCATCGAAGATGCCAAGTCGCCCTACGTGAACTTCCTGGTCGCTCGCCCGGACAACAAGGACAGCGACGCTATCCAGAAACTGTCCAAGGCGCTGACCAGCCCGGAAGTCAAAGCCTTCATTGAGAAAAAGTACAACGGCGCGGTCGTGCCGGCGTTCTGA
- a CDS encoding transporter substrate-binding domain-containing protein, with amino-acid sequence MKKLLLPLLAVALLAGCDKKAEEPLKPAAVSYIDKIKARDKLIVGVFTDKPPFGFVDEAGRYVGFDTDIGRQFAKDLLGDENKVEFVAVEPASRIPFLQSDKVDLILANMTVTPERKEAVDFTNPNLKVAVQALVPNDSAVKSLDDLASRTTIVTTGTTADIWLTKNHPDWKLLKFEKNSESLQALSAGRGDAYAQDNLVLFSWAKQNPGYRVLEQKLGDEAPIAPAVKKGNIELRDWVNAELAKLGEEKFLLKLYDQYVRKELSDDTQPESVIVEGGKWQG; translated from the coding sequence ATGAAAAAGTTACTGCTGCCACTGCTGGCCGTCGCGTTACTGGCCGGCTGCGATAAGAAAGCCGAAGAACCGTTAAAACCTGCGGCTGTCAGCTACATCGACAAAATCAAGGCGCGGGACAAGCTGATCGTCGGCGTCTTCACCGACAAGCCACCGTTCGGTTTCGTCGACGAGGCCGGCCGCTACGTCGGCTTCGATACCGACATCGGCCGCCAATTCGCCAAGGACCTGCTGGGCGATGAAAACAAAGTCGAATTTGTCGCCGTGGAGCCCGCCAGCCGTATACCGTTCCTGCAGAGCGACAAGGTCGACCTGATCCTGGCCAACATGACGGTCACGCCGGAGCGCAAGGAAGCGGTGGACTTCACCAACCCCAACCTGAAAGTTGCGGTACAGGCCCTGGTGCCGAACGACAGCGCGGTCAAAAGCCTGGATGACCTGGCGAGCCGCACCACCATCGTCACCACCGGCACCACTGCCGATATCTGGCTGACCAAGAACCACCCGGACTGGAAACTGCTCAAGTTCGAGAAAAACTCCGAGTCGCTGCAAGCACTGTCGGCCGGGCGTGGCGATGCCTACGCGCAGGACAACCTGGTGCTGTTCAGCTGGGCCAAGCAGAACCCCGGCTACCGTGTGCTGGAACAGAAACTCGGTGATGAAGCGCCGATTGCTCCAGCGGTGAAGAAAGGCAATATCGAACTGCGCGACTGGGTGAATGCGGAACTGGCGAAATTGGGCGAAGAGAAGTTTTTGCTCAAGTTGTATGACCAGTATGTGCGTAAAGAGCTGAGCGATGACACCCAGCCTGAGAGTGTGATTGTTGAAGGTGGGAAGTGGCAGGGCTGA
- a CDS encoding efflux RND transporter periplasmic adaptor subunit, with protein sequence MRQLTVIVAASLLLMACSKEEAPPEPVRPVLSMEVKAEDQENLGRFAGTIQARYESNLGFRVPGRIARRAVDVGAEVEKGALLAVLDPTDQQNQLRAAQSDLARVQAQFINAQANARRQQELFNRGVGAQAQLDVAQTDLKTTQATLDQARASVNQARDQLNYAELRTDHAGIVTAWNAEAGQVVSAGQQVVTLARPDIKEAVIDLPAGLAERLPADVVFLVAGQLDPSVHTTAIVREIEPQAQSATRTRRARLSLTETPAAFRLGTAISVTLSSAIAPRIEVPLSAVQEVDGKTRIWLLDTQSQTVQPRDVTVVSRDADSVLLNGSVKPGERIVTAGVNSLKPGQKVKIDEDSPR encoded by the coding sequence ATGAGGCAACTGACGGTAATCGTCGCCGCCAGCCTGTTGCTGATGGCCTGCTCCAAAGAAGAGGCGCCGCCCGAACCGGTGCGCCCGGTGTTGTCCATGGAGGTGAAGGCCGAAGACCAGGAAAACCTCGGTCGCTTTGCCGGCACCATTCAGGCGCGCTACGAAAGTAACCTGGGTTTCCGTGTCCCCGGGCGTATTGCCCGTCGCGCCGTGGACGTGGGCGCTGAGGTGGAGAAGGGCGCCTTGCTTGCCGTGCTCGACCCCACCGACCAGCAGAACCAATTGCGCGCCGCCCAGAGCGACCTGGCGCGCGTGCAGGCGCAGTTCATCAATGCCCAGGCCAATGCCCGCCGCCAACAGGAACTGTTCAACCGTGGCGTTGGCGCCCAGGCCCAGCTCGACGTGGCCCAGACCGACCTGAAAACCACCCAGGCCACCCTCGACCAGGCCCGTGCTTCGGTCAACCAGGCCAGGGACCAGCTCAACTACGCCGAACTGCGCACCGACCACGCCGGCATCGTCACCGCCTGGAATGCCGAGGCCGGCCAGGTGGTCAGCGCCGGTCAACAAGTGGTGACCCTGGCCCGCCCGGACATCAAGGAAGCGGTGATCGACCTGCCCGCCGGCCTGGCCGAGCGCCTGCCTGCGGATGTGGTGTTCCTGGTGGCCGGGCAACTGGACCCCAGCGTGCACACCACCGCCATCGTGCGCGAGATCGAGCCCCAGGCCCAAAGCGCCACGCGCACCCGCCGCGCACGCCTGAGCCTGACCGAAACCCCCGCCGCGTTCCGCCTGGGCACCGCCATCAGCGTGACCCTGAGCAGCGCCATCGCGCCGCGTATCGAGGTGCCCCTGAGCGCCGTGCAGGAGGTCGACGGCAAGACCCGCATCTGGCTGCTCGACACCCAGAGCCAGACGGTGCAGCCGCGTGACGTCACGGTCGTCAGCCGGGATGCCGACAGCGTCTTGCTCAACGGCAGCGTCAAACCCGGCGAACGCATCGTTACCGCCGGCGTGAACAGCCTGAAACCCGGGCAGAAAGTCAAAATCGACGAGGACAGCCCGCGATGA
- a CDS encoding efflux RND transporter periplasmic adaptor subunit, whose amino-acid sequence MGGRISTFLLGFGLLTLLGGCGQEKTEPKAHSRVFVQTVQPADFAAAVTLTGDIQARVQTDLSFRVGGKIIQRMVDVGDRVTARQVLAKLDPKDLQTNVDSAQAQVVAEQARVKQTAAAFVRQEKLLPKGYTSRSEYDSAQAALRSSQSALAAAQAQLANAREQLGYTALIADAPGIITARQAEVGQVVQATVPIFSLARDGERDAVFNVYESLLVEPPPDAPITVSLLDNPDIKAVGKVREVTPAVAANTGTVQVKIALQSLPKGMELGSVVSATANGPAKPSIELPWSALTKDLSEPAVWLVDGDGKAQLHKVTVARYLTGKVIIGDGLKGGEKVVVAGGQLLHPGMPVEIARQGAQP is encoded by the coding sequence ATGGGCGGTCGCATTTCGACATTTTTACTCGGATTTGGCTTACTGACGCTGCTCGGCGGCTGTGGTCAGGAAAAGACCGAACCCAAAGCCCATTCCCGGGTATTCGTGCAAACCGTGCAGCCGGCGGATTTCGCTGCGGCGGTGACGCTGACCGGGGATATCCAGGCGCGGGTGCAAACCGATTTGTCCTTCCGTGTGGGTGGCAAGATTATCCAGCGCATGGTCGATGTGGGCGACCGGGTGACGGCCAGGCAAGTGCTGGCCAAACTCGACCCCAAGGACCTGCAAACCAATGTCGACTCCGCCCAGGCCCAGGTCGTGGCCGAGCAGGCGCGGGTCAAGCAGACGGCCGCGGCCTTCGTGCGCCAGGAAAAACTCCTGCCCAAGGGCTACACCAGCCGCAGCGAATATGATTCCGCCCAGGCCGCGCTGCGCAGCAGCCAGAGCGCCCTCGCCGCCGCCCAGGCCCAGTTGGCCAACGCCCGTGAGCAACTTGGCTACACGGCGCTGATCGCCGACGCGCCGGGCATTATCACCGCGCGCCAGGCCGAAGTCGGCCAGGTGGTGCAAGCCACCGTGCCGATCTTCAGCCTGGCCCGTGATGGCGAGCGCGACGCGGTGTTCAACGTCTACGAGTCCCTGCTGGTGGAGCCGCCGCCGGATGCGCCGATTACCGTCAGCCTGCTGGACAACCCGGACATCAAGGCCGTGGGCAAGGTTCGCGAAGTCACCCCGGCGGTGGCCGCCAATACCGGCACCGTGCAAGTGAAGATCGCCCTGCAAAGCCTGCCCAAGGGCATGGAACTGGGTTCGGTGGTCAGCGCCACCGCCAATGGCCCGGCCAAGCCCAGCATCGAGTTGCCGTGGTCGGCCTTGACCAAGGATCTCAGCGAACCCGCCGTGTGGCTGGTGGACGGTGACGGCAAGGCGCAATTGCATAAGGTCACGGTGGCGCGTTACCTCACCGGCAAAGTGATCATCGGCGATGGCCTTAAAGGCGGCGAAAAAGTCGTGGTGGCCGGTGGGCAATTGCTGCACCCCGGCATGCCGGTTGAAATCGCCCGGCAAGGAGCCCAGCCATGA
- a CDS encoding amino acid ABC transporter ATP-binding protein: MSALIEFQGFNKFFGQAQVLKGIDLSVQSGEVVVVLGPSGCGKSTLLRCLNGLEVAHSGSLRFAGSELLDKRTDWRQVRQDIGMVFQSYHLFPHMSVLDNILLGPLKVQKRDPREARAQAEKLLERVGLADKRDAFPRQLSGGQQQRIAIVRSLCMNPQVMLFDEVTAALDPEMVKEVLEVIQGLARDGMTLLIVTHEMAFARAVADRVVFMEAGRILEHNTPEAFFTNPQTARAQQFLEKFSFVSTLPKKRKEPELI; the protein is encoded by the coding sequence ATGAGCGCATTGATCGAGTTTCAGGGTTTCAACAAATTCTTCGGCCAGGCGCAGGTGCTCAAGGGCATCGACCTGAGTGTGCAAAGCGGCGAAGTGGTGGTGGTCCTCGGCCCCAGCGGTTGCGGCAAAAGTACCTTGCTGCGCTGCCTCAATGGGCTGGAAGTCGCTCACAGCGGCAGCCTGCGGTTTGCCGGCAGTGAGCTTCTGGACAAGCGCACCGACTGGCGCCAGGTGCGCCAGGACATTGGCATGGTGTTCCAGAGCTACCACCTGTTCCCGCACATGAGCGTGCTCGACAATATTCTGCTGGGCCCGCTCAAAGTGCAAAAACGCGACCCGCGTGAAGCCCGCGCGCAAGCTGAAAAACTGCTCGAACGCGTGGGCCTTGCCGACAAGCGCGACGCCTTCCCGCGCCAGCTCTCCGGCGGCCAGCAGCAACGCATCGCCATCGTGCGGTCGTTGTGCATGAACCCTCAGGTCATGCTGTTTGACGAAGTCACCGCCGCCCTGGACCCGGAGATGGTCAAGGAAGTGCTGGAAGTCATCCAGGGCCTGGCCCGCGATGGCATGACCCTGCTGATTGTCACCCACGAAATGGCCTTCGCCCGCGCTGTCGCCGACCGCGTGGTGTTCATGGAGGCCGGTCGCATCCTCGAACACAACACCCCCGAGGCATTCTTTACGAACCCGCAGACCGCACGCGCGCAGCAGTTCCTGGAGAAGTTCTCCTTTGTTTCAACACTGCCCAAAAAGCGCAAGGAACCGGAACTGATATGA